The genome window caagccgaccctaaggaagctcaccttacggtcgtaaaacgaatcttgagatatttagtttatactcctaagtttgggctttggtaccctaggggatccacttttgatttgattggttattcggatgccgactgggcagggtgtaaaatcaataggaagagcacatcagggacttgccagttcttgggaagatccttggtgtcttgggcttcaaagaagcaaaattcggtcgctctttccaccgccgaagccgagtacattgccgcaggccattgttgcgcgcaattgctttggatgaggcaaaccctgcaggactacaattacaaattaaccaaagtccctttgctatgtgataatgagagtgcaatcaagatggcggataatcccgtcgagcatagccgcactaaacacaaagccattcggtatcattttcttagagatcaccaacaaaagggagatatcgagatttcttacattaacactaaagatcaattagccgatatctttaccaagcctcttgatgaacaaacttttaacaaacttaggcatgagctcaatattcttgattcgcgcaatttcttttgctaaaattgcacccatagctcatttgtatacctttgatcatgtctctttcatatgctatgactaatgtgtttttcaagtctatttcaaaccaagtcataggtgtattgaaagggaattggagtcttcggcgaagacaaaggcttccactccgtaactcatccttcgccgtcgctccgcgcatctctccatcttgttgggagagttcaaagcaaaaggacttcgtctttggtacaatcttcactcatttatttatgaccaaaggggaagaaagtacttcaagggctctaatgattccgtttttggcgattcatgccaaagggggagaaagtatgagcccaaagcaaaaggaccgcaccaccacctaattttaaaattggagattttcaattggtatcttattgtgttcaaaagggggagaaagtagtatttcaaaaatgatatatcaaaaccctcttgaacactaagaggaggatctcatttagggggagttttgtttagtcaaaggaaaagcatttgaaacagggggagaaaatttcaaatcttaaaaatgcttcgcaaaatgttaaaaataaagaaacaatttgcaaaagaactttaaaaaagatttacaaaagagtttgcaaaaacaaaacatgtggtgcaagcgtggtccaaaatgttaaaaataaagaaacaatccatgcataccttgtaagtatttatattggctcaattccaagcaacctttgcacttacattatgcaaactagttcaattatgcacttctatatttgctttggtttgtgttggcatcaatcaccaaaaagggggagattgaaagggaattaggcttacacctattttcctaattgattttggtggttgaattgcccaacacaaataattggactaactagtttgctctagtgtataagttatacaggtgccaaggttcacacttagccaataaaaagaccaagtatggggttcaacaaagagagcaagggacaaccgaaggcacctctggtctagggcaccggacagtccggtgtacaccggacagtgtccggtgtacaccggacagtgtccagtgcaccaccggacagtgtccggtgcaccagaggactccaactcaaactcgccaccttcgggaatttccagaggcgctccgctataattcaccggactgtccggtgtacaccggactgtccggtgtaactgcagggcaacggctacttcgcgccaacggtcacctgcaacagcaattaatgcgcgccagagcgcgcagaagtcaggcacgcgcgtagtggcgcaccggacactctacagtacatgtccggtgcgccaccggacatcaaggcgggccaagaagacagagctccaacggtcgaatcccagcggcgttggtgacgtggttggcgcaccggacatgtccggtgtacaccggactgtccggtgcaccatacgacagtcagccccaccaaacggctagtttggtggttggggctataaatacccccaaccactcaccattcattgcatccaagttttccacttctcaaccacttacaagagctagacattcaattctagacacaccaaagagatcaaatcctctccaattccacacaaggctttagtaactagcgagagagatttgccgtgttcttttgagctcttgcgcttggattgcttcttttctttctcacttgttcttgtgatcaaaactccattgtaatcaaggcaagaggcaccaattgtgtggtggcccttgcgggggaagttttgttcccggttttgatttgagaagagaagctcactcggtcggagggaccgtttgagagagggaaagggttgaaagagacccggtctttgtgaccacctcaacggggagtaggtttgcgagaaccgaacctcggtaaaacaaattcgtgtgtcacactccttatttgcttgagatttgttttgcaccctctctcgcggactcgtttttatttctaacgctaacccggcttgtagttgtgtttatatttgtaaatttcagtttcgccctattcacccccccctctaggcgattatCAGCCTTCTTGGTTCATCAATCTCAACATAGCTTGCTCTTTACTGTTAATTTATGTCCATCGATGCCAAGTCCTTGCTCTTGCTTCACCGCCACACGGTCCCTCACACATGAGCCTCTGACTTGCCCTTCACACTAGCCACTTGGTCCATCGAAGCCAAGCCATATCTCTTGATCTTCTCCATATAGACACATGACACCATGTCATGTCTTCATATGCAATGAGCTCCTTTATCACACTAGTTGAGCATCTCAATATCACCAAGCCACATCACCACCATGGCTTAAATAGCTCACACTAGTGTACTTGTGGACTAAACACCCGTGTATCTCAACATAAACACTTATTAGTCCACCTAAGTTGTcaatcaattaccaaaaccaaacagACTTTCACAATAAGTTAGCGCAAAACCAAACCAAGTTGGAgtgagaagaatagagaaaatgtcctcttcacttgattgcttttAATTTCAAGATATAGAATATACTAAGAGAAATATTACAAGTGAATTTTGAGAACTTAGGAAGAACAAAATCGCAAGAAATTATATGCACAAGTGACACAGGCGATTTTTAtatcgtggtttggccaagtcacAATGCTTGCCTATATCCATGTTGTGGTGTACTCTTTGGACAATGGTTGCTTTCAACCccactcaagtgatccaaagatcaaacttgagtgacacggtcttccttatatcaatagtCTTCCCttcgcaaggaatctccacaaattggagtctcttgcaacCGTACACAAGATCAGAGTTACAACTTaccacaagagagggagagagagtacACACACAAGAGACAAAACCAACAACACAACACGGGAGCAAGATCACAAGAGCGCAAACACAAAGAGTTACAAGAACCGCTCAGAAACAACGCTCATATCTCACTAAAATAGCTGGAATGCGTTGTGGTAGAATGTCGGAGTGTATAGAGCTCTTGGTGTGCTTGTGTTATGAAGAGGTGCACCATGGGGTCTATTTATACCACCAAAAGGTTCCATAGTCGTTGCCCCTTCCTTCTAAAAAGATGTTTAAATCCAGCTATCTTCGGGGGCACCGGACCGGTTTGCTGCACTACCGGATTTGGTCCTTGTGCACTAACTTTACGATCTGACAACCTCCTTCCATCTGGGGAGCATATCGGACTGGGTTCGTACACCTCCGGACTGGACAAGTGGCGCCTCCCATGAAATAGTCGTTGGACTCCTGAGCTAGCCGTTactggacaatccggtgtgccactggacagtgcacAGTAACAGAATTATTAAAAATAATTCCCGGGACCTCACTGTTTAGCTGTACGagtggtccggtgcaccaggccgccAAAACTCCAAGTCCGGGGCCCCTGTCGATTcgatccgatgtgccaccggaccggTCCGGTGAGGCCCAGAACAACCCAACTTAGGCTCTTCTAAACCTATCTTCAATTCTTTTTGGTTTTTCTTGGGAGCTTTCCTACGACTTAGACAAACCTAATTAGCacataatccaattgactaaATGTAGAGAACTCACCATTGACTTGGTCTTTCACCAGGATTTGTATTTGGGCTCAAACTAAGTCCTTAAAGCACTTTTCTCACAGAATAGAGTTAGAGCTAAAACAAAAGTGCTAAGCACATAGTATTAGGTATATGCGACTTATCTAAGTACTCAAACCTCATGTTTTACCCTTTTACTCAAAGTTGCACTTTGTACCCTCCATTTCAACTCTTTTGGACTTAGTGCCTTTAAATTGCCTTCAAGTGAACCTATGATTATACTCAtatcaaactagttagtcaacGTTGGTGCGTtgaacacttaatcaccaaaacaggtaGAAATGTATATCTTgcgcatttccctttcagaacatTTTGGAAACGCTGCCAATACTGCTTCTTATTCCATTAACCCCAACTGGTATGTCAACAGTGGCACCAATGACCTTCTTACTAGCGATCTTGATCACCTAAGTGTCCACGAGCGCTACACCGGCAAGGACTCCATTTAGGTCACCAGTTGCACAGGTCTGCCAATTTCTTATACTGGTCATTCGTTGCTTCCTGGCTTGACTCGTCCTCTTTACCTACTCAATATTTTACATGTGCCTGGTACATGTCTGCCTATTACATGTCTGACTCGTTTGCTTATTTGGGCTAGGGGCACCATAATTTTATACCTTTTAACATATTGATCAAGCAGCCATGACCGAAGAAGATGCAATCACAAATAGCCTTTATGAATTAGAGTTCTAAATGGACTATTTGGTTGAAAAAGTTGGAGACTTGCATGGGCTAGAGTTCTTATTTCGGGAACAGGGTGAGTTGTGAAATCTATTGCTTCTCGAAAGACACTAGTAGTACAAGTGCTTTTGGTTCATGACCTCCACCAAAAGGAGGGGGCATGTGTTGAACAACAAATTTGGCACTTGGATAGTCGGATGGTCCGGCCTTGTGGCCCGAACGGTCTATGCCCTGGACGATTCGCAGGAGTAGTTCGGAAGGTACGCGATTAGATTAGTTCAGGCTGGAGTCCTTATCCCATGCGTGGTTATCCTAACAAACTCGGACGGAACTATTGGATCTCGCCTAGGAATGGGTCCAAACCCCCCTATATACATGATAGGTACGACCAAATGAGAATACAAGATCAAATCGAAACCAATTTATTACATTATTTATCTTCATGCCTTAGGAGTAGATGTAGTGTAGCTCTAGTTGTAGTTTCCCAAACTCAACCTTGACCTCTTTAGCTCTACGTCATCTAGAGGTGCTTTAGGTGGCTTGTTGATATCAAAACAACCCTATGATCTcttctccccgacggggtcctcgAGAGACGATATTTAGGTTCTACACAAAACCCTCTACGGCATCGTGGATGGTCCACCACCTACAAGTGGACGGTCCACGCGCCTGCAGAGAAGAGCATAGTTATTTGCTCCATGGTGACCTACACGCGAACGGTCCAGTGACCTATCACGAACCGTTCAGCACCTTGCAGAGAGGTCTCCAAGGTCTCGACTACTCATGAGCGGAATCTAGTGATTATTGGTGTTTAGCGCAAAAACGGCGCCAACAGTAGGGTTTACGTGCGAAGTAAGATGGAGGGTCATAGAGTTTAAGATATAGAAATTGACAGATTCCTCCTATTGTTGGATAACTCGGCGGATTTTGTTCAGATTGATTTAGACCATTTTCACACACTATCAGATGCCGATCCTAGCTAATGGCCAGAATCTGAGAAACAAACACCCCGAAACGTACAGCGGTGGGCGAGGTGGTTAGGTCACTGTTCACCGAGTTTTGATAAGTTTCTGTCCGCGTCAGCGCCAGCTACGCGCGCTGGAAAATGCTGACTATTTTGGCTGCAAGCATGGGATAACCATGGATTTTTTTTCCTGCAGTGTTGCTATCTGTTCTTTGTTTCGTAGTGGCTGTTTATCCTCGTGTGCCTCGCGTGCGTATATACACACACGTCCTGCCTGCACGCAACGCAGCTCTATAAATACCTCATCACCGGTGCACTCGCTTAATATATATCCAACAACCAGCAGTGCAACAAGCAAGATTTACCTGCCCGTGAGTGTGCCTTTCAATAATATAATgtcttattttattattatgtttTTGCAGTGATAGTAGTCTGTAATAAATCTCTCCTTTCAATATATATAATTCACATGCCAGATCGATCATATCGTCAACTGGTCCGGCAGTTCGCGACACCATGAGCTCCACGgagtgcggcggcggcggcggcggcgccaagACGTCGTGGCCTGAGGTGGTCGGGCTGAGCGTGGAGGACGCCAAGAAGGTGATCCTCAAGGACAAGCCGGACGCCGACATCGTGGTGCTGCCCGTCGGCTCCGTGGTGACCGCGGATTATCGCCCTAACCGTGTCCGCATCTTCGTCGACATCGTCGCCCAGACGCCCCACATCGGCTGATAATATATAAGCTAGCCGCTATTTCCTTTCCTTGCCCCAGAACTTGAAATAAATATATATACGATGAAATAACGCGGGCATGCCGAATAATGGATGTGTGAATTCTCACTAATTAAGTAATGCATAAATAAACGTATTCAAATGTCGCCCCTTCTTGCACAGTGAATATATTGTGTTGACAGCAAAAAAAAAGTATGAGGTTAAATTCGGTACAATTAATTATGGGCCTATTTGGATCGTCACCGGACGAAAGTTTAGCCTAACGTTGACTAATTAAGAAATTCTAATGAGTTCTACTCATCAATTAGCTTCTATTTGTTCTTGTTAATTTATGTTTAGATCTTAGAGTTGGCAACCGAAGTATGCAGTAAAGTTTAGTCCAAACATGCCCCGTACTGAAGATAGGATCTGATTAGAAAATAAAGTGAGAAAACATGCGTCCTTTGTGTTTTCTCTTAATATGTCCTAAAATCTCTAGAATGAAATATATCACAGGGGAGAGGAATTAGGGTATAGATCATCTGCAAGTTTTTTTTTTATCCACCGGAAAGTGAGGTTACCAAAGTGGGGTTACTATTAGGAGGTTGCAGTAAGATTTTATTAAAAATCGAAGGGCAGGAGTTCTATATGATTTCCCCCCTACTAATTACACAGTAGACGCACATGCATAAACATACGCACGCAAACCATATATCATACCAACGTTGTAGCAGTCATCGTGTCGACTAAATCAACGTGTGTTAGTGCTTATTATAGAGCCTTGTGTCAAGAAACCATTATTTCAAACCTTGCAGCATATAATTTACAAGAAATCTGTATATATCGATTGATGGTGTATATATAGCTCCTACTTTGGTtcttataaaacacaaacaaacatcTGAAAGTTGGCAATTTGCGTGTATCGCCGATCTGGATATCAAATTTCCATTTATTGGTGTTATTGAATTCTACAAGTTGTTGTGCTTCATGAACTGCATTGGAATATTAGATTCTGACGGATATTACATTCGTATAAATGCTGACGAGTTGTGTAAAGTCCACATGATAATGAGTTCATCTTAAGTGACCATGCTTCCGAGATGCTGATAGTTAGTGCTGCCTAACAAATCAGAATGTGCTTCCAAGATACTGATAGTGCTGTCCAACAAATCAGAATGGTAACTGACGCTAGTCATATTATTGTCAGATAAATGAAGCCAGACAATCAGAACTGACGGTAGAATATTGGCTTGTAACAAAACTAGGAGGAACTGCTGTTAGCTGCTGGTTTCAAACAATCAGACTTCCTTGCTCAACTGAGATGACAATTAGTCCAGTAAGATGCATTCCGATCACACTTTAAACCACAGAACCCACAGCAGCTCAGAACATTCGATGAATTTCGTGACAAGTTACACATGTAATAAAACCTCACAAAACTCTTGCTAGCTTATTCGACAAGTTCGACTCGTACAATCGCGAGGGGGGCAAGGGCAAGTGGGCAACAAAGCTAAGCAGACTCCGACTTGGTGTACATCCTAACGGCAACAGCCAAGCCCAGGATTGCCAGGGGAACCAAAAACTGGAGGATCTTGATGACAAACTCGGGAGTCTTGTCCTGGTTGTAGTGCGGTTGTTTCGGGGGGACATACTTCGTCCTGGAAGGGATCGTCGACGCGTCGATTTCACCCACCAAGTACTCATCCATCATCGCGCGGGCAGTGTTGCTGTGACCGACATCCTCGAAATCATCAGTCGCATCCTTGCCTGTATAAGGTTCAAATGGATTGTATGTTACAGCATACCTTTCGCAACCTTAGCCAGGCACTGGTTTAGTGGTACGCAAAGACAAGAAGGCATACCAGTTGAGGACAACAGAACATCATCACCTCCTGGGTGGTCTACCAAAAACTTCGTCACATCATACACCTATTCCACAGCAAAACATAGAGCTGGTCAGGTTCCTTATTATGGAGAAAAGGTTAAAAGTACTGGTTATTAGAGAAAGTAACAATAGCACTGAAAGAATTGTAGCAatgccaccagcaaaaggggggcaCCGTAAGAACATGTGTTCAAATATTATCAAGATGTCATTGTCGAATAATGTTATGTGAATGCAACTTTCAGGTTTCAAAGGAAGGCAAAACAGAAAATGCAGAAGGCCGAGAAGACACAAGTTTCATCAAGGTTATGTAGCATGTCTTATCTAAGTAAAAAGCCATCAATCTTTGGGGAAAGGCAATATAAAACATCTATATGTTATATGTG of Zea mays cultivar B73 chromosome 8, Zm-B73-REFERENCE-NAM-5.0, whole genome shotgun sequence contains these proteins:
- the LOC542408 gene encoding subtilisin-chymotrypsin inhibitor homolog 1, with the translated sequence MSSTECGGGGGGAKTSWPEVVGLSVEDAKKVILKDKPDADIVVLPVGSVVTADYRPNRVRIFVDIVAQTPHIG
- the LOC100381910 gene encoding Cytochrome b5 — its product is MSKVFTLDAVAKHNSKEDCWLIIGGKVYDVTKFLVDHPGGDDVLLSSTGKDATDDFEDVGHSNTARAMMDEYLVGEIDASTIPSRTKYVPPKQPHYNQDKTPEFVIKILQFLVPLAILGLAVAVRMYTKSESA